One stretch of Streptococcus australis DNA includes these proteins:
- a CDS encoding aminoglycoside 6-adenylyltransferase: MRTETEILDVILQTAKTLQVEAVAMSGSRTDTKAPKDEFQDYDVVYVVDDLDNLTSDLSWLDPFGKRIIEQHNVLDHRHLYLMLFEDGNRVDLTLCPKDHTQEWVDSEAGFAVLEDPKGLFEPYSQSPQRFWTSPASAIDFENACNEFWWVSAYVVKGICRKQIIYATDHLYGICQQELLKVLAWQVARDRGVVDIGKNYKYLFNYLPSEKEKEFSNLLALSSLDKITQSLFATMQLFHQEAQYLAQKMGFKYEKEVAEKMMIYAKEKLLNKEHNSKL; encoded by the coding sequence ATGAGAACAGAAACAGAAATACTCGATGTGATTTTACAGACTGCCAAAACTTTACAAGTCGAGGCTGTTGCTATGTCTGGTTCACGGACTGATACAAAAGCGCCAAAAGATGAGTTTCAGGATTACGACGTGGTCTATGTCGTGGACGATTTAGATAATCTGACGAGTGACCTTTCTTGGTTGGATCCCTTTGGCAAGCGCATCATTGAGCAGCATAACGTACTTGACCATCGCCATCTGTATCTTATGCTCTTTGAAGATGGCAATCGAGTCGATTTGACCCTTTGCCCCAAAGATCATACTCAAGAGTGGGTAGATAGTGAAGCAGGATTCGCTGTTTTGGAAGATCCTAAGGGTTTGTTTGAGCCTTATTCACAGAGTCCTCAACGTTTTTGGACAAGCCCAGCTAGCGCGATAGATTTTGAAAATGCCTGCAATGAATTTTGGTGGGTGTCTGCCTACGTGGTCAAAGGAATTTGTCGCAAGCAAATCATCTATGCGACTGACCATCTCTACGGTATTTGTCAGCAAGAATTGTTAAAAGTATTGGCTTGGCAGGTCGCAAGAGATAGAGGAGTAGTCGACATCGGTAAGAACTACAAGTACCTCTTTAACTACTTGCCTTCTGAGAAGGAGAAGGAATTCTCAAATCTGCTTGCTTTATCAAGTTTAGACAAAATCACTCAGTCTTTATTTGCTACCATGCAACTTTTCCATCAAGAAGCTCAATATCTTGCTCAAAAGATGGGCTTTAAGTATGAAAAAGAAGTGGCTGAGAAGATGATGATATATGCTAAGGAAAAACTTCTAAATAAAGAACACAATTCAAAACTTTAA
- the parC gene encoding DNA topoisomerase IV subunit A, protein MSNIQNMSLEDIMGERFGRYSKYIIQDRALPDIRDGLKPVQRRILYSMNKDGNTFDKSYRKSAKSVGNIMGNFHPHGDSSIYDAMVRMSQDWKNREILVEMHGNNGSMDGDPPAAMRYTEARLSEIAGYLLQDIEKKTVPFAWNFDDTEKEPTVLPAAFPNLLVNGSTGISAGYATDIPPHNLAEVIDATVYMIDHPTAKVDKLMEFLPGPDFPTGGIIQGRDEIKKAYETGKGRVVVRSKTEIEKLKGGKEQIVITEIPYEINKANLVKKIDDVRVNNKVAGIAEVRDESDRDGLRIAIELKKDANTELVLNYLFKYTDLQINYNFNMVAIDNFTPRQVGIVPILSSYIAHRREVILARSRFDKEKAEKRLHIVEGLIRVISILDEVIALIRASENKADAKENLKVSYDFTEEQAEAIVTLQLYRLTNTDVVVLQEEEAELREKIAMLAAIIGDERTMYNLMKKELREVKKKFATPRLSALEDTANVIEIDTASLIAEEDTYVSVTKAGYIKRTSPRSFAASTLEEIGKRDDDRLIFVQSAKTTQHLLMFTTLGNVIYRPIHELADIRWKDIGEHLSQSITNVETNEEILYAEVVDQFEDATTYFAATRLGQIKRVERKEFSPWRTYKSKSVKYAKLKDETDQIVAVAPIKLDDVLLISQNGYALRFNIEEVPVVGAKAAGVKAMNLKADDVLQAAFICNTSSFYLLTQRGSLKRVSIDEIPATSRAKRGLQVLRELKNKPHRVFLAGAVAEQGFIGDLFSTEVEENDQTLLVQSNKGTIYESRLQDLNLSERTSNGSFISDTISDEEVFDAYLKEVYKEGKDNP, encoded by the coding sequence ATGAGTAATATCCAAAACATGTCCCTGGAGGACATCATGGGAGAGCGCTTTGGTCGCTACTCCAAGTACATCATTCAAGATCGGGCTTTGCCAGATATTCGTGATGGATTGAAGCCGGTTCAGCGTCGCATTCTTTATTCGATGAATAAGGATGGCAATACTTTTGACAAGAGTTACCGTAAGTCTGCCAAGTCTGTCGGGAACATCATGGGGAATTTCCACCCACACGGTGATAGTTCTATCTATGATGCCATGGTTCGTATGTCACAGGACTGGAAGAACCGTGAGATTCTAGTTGAAATGCACGGTAATAACGGTTCTATGGATGGAGATCCGCCTGCGGCAATGCGTTATACCGAGGCGCGTTTGTCTGAGATTGCTGGTTACCTTCTTCAAGATATCGAGAAAAAGACAGTTCCCTTTGCTTGGAACTTTGACGATACCGAGAAAGAGCCAACTGTCTTACCAGCAGCATTTCCAAACCTTCTGGTCAATGGTTCAACTGGGATTTCGGCTGGATATGCCACAGATATTCCACCCCATAATTTGGCTGAGGTTATTGATGCCACAGTCTATATGATTGACCATCCGACTGCCAAGGTTGATAAACTCATGGAATTCTTGCCTGGACCAGACTTCCCAACGGGAGGAATCATCCAAGGGCGAGACGAAATCAAGAAGGCCTATGAAACTGGGAAAGGGCGCGTGGTCGTTCGTTCTAAGACGGAGATTGAAAAGTTAAAAGGTGGTAAGGAGCAAATCGTTATCACTGAGATTCCTTATGAAATCAATAAGGCCAATCTGGTCAAGAAAATTGATGATGTTCGTGTCAATAACAAGGTTGCTGGGATTGCCGAAGTTCGTGATGAATCTGACCGTGACGGTCTTCGCATTGCTATCGAACTCAAGAAAGACGCTAATACCGAGCTGGTTCTTAACTATCTCTTCAAATACACTGACCTGCAAATCAACTACAACTTTAACATGGTGGCGATTGACAATTTCACACCTCGTCAGGTCGGGATTGTTCCAATCTTGTCTAGCTACATTGCCCACCGCCGTGAAGTGATTTTGGCGCGTTCCCGCTTTGACAAGGAAAAGGCTGAAAAACGTCTCCATATCGTGGAAGGTTTGATTCGTGTCATCTCTATTTTAGATGAAGTCATTGCCCTTATCCGAGCTTCTGAGAATAAGGCTGACGCTAAGGAAAACCTCAAGGTTAGCTATGATTTTACAGAAGAGCAGGCTGAGGCCATCGTTACCTTGCAACTGTACCGTTTGACCAATACAGACGTGGTTGTCTTGCAGGAAGAAGAAGCAGAACTTCGTGAAAAAATTGCCATGCTTGCGGCCATTATCGGTGATGAACGGACTATGTACAATCTCATGAAGAAAGAACTCCGTGAGGTCAAGAAGAAATTTGCGACTCCACGTTTGAGTGCTTTAGAAGATACAGCAAATGTAATTGAGATTGATACAGCTAGTTTGATTGCTGAGGAAGATACCTACGTTAGTGTGACCAAGGCTGGCTATATCAAACGTACCAGCCCACGTTCCTTCGCAGCTTCAACGCTGGAAGAAATTGGCAAACGTGATGATGATCGTTTAATTTTTGTACAATCTGCCAAGACAACCCAGCACCTCTTGATGTTTACAACTCTTGGGAATGTCATCTATCGACCAATCCACGAATTGGCAGATATTCGCTGGAAGGATATCGGAGAGCATCTGAGCCAGTCTATTACCAACGTTGAAACTAACGAAGAAATCCTTTATGCAGAAGTGGTAGATCAGTTTGAAGATGCGACCACCTACTTTGCTGCAACTCGTCTTGGTCAAATCAAGAGAGTAGAACGCAAAGAATTCTCTCCATGGAGAACCTATAAGTCTAAGTCTGTCAAGTATGCTAAGCTCAAAGACGAGACAGACCAGATTGTAGCAGTAGCTCCGATTAAACTAGATGATGTTCTCTTGATTAGTCAAAACGGTTATGCCCTTCGTTTCAATATCGAAGAGGTTCCGGTTGTCGGTGCCAAGGCTGCGGGTGTCAAGGCCATGAACCTGAAAGCAGATGATGTGCTTCAGGCTGCCTTTATCTGTAACACCTCATCCTTCTACCTCTTGACCCAACGTGGTAGTTTAAAACGTGTTTCTATTGACGAAATTCCAGCAACCAGCCGTGCCAAACGAGGACTACAAGTCTTGCGTGAGTTAAAAAACAAACCACATCGTGTCTTCTTGGCAGGAGCAGTTGCAGAACAAGGCTTCATTGGTGATCTCTTTAGTACAGAAGTAGAAGAAAACGACCAAACTCTGCTTGTCCAATCTAACAAGGGGACAATCTATGAAAGCCGATTGCAAGATTTGAACTTGTCAGAACGCACTAGCAATGGAAGCTTTATATCAGACACCATTTCAGATGAAGAAGTTTTCGATGCTTACCTCAAAGAAGTCTATAAAGAAGGTAAAGACAATCCATAA
- the parE gene encoding DNA topoisomerase IV subunit B yields MSKKEININNYNDDAIQVLEGLDAVRKRPGMYIGSTDGAGLHHLVWEIVDNAVDEALSGFGDRIDVTINKDGSLTVQDHGRGMPTGMHAMGIPTVEVIFTILHAGGKFGQGGYKTSGGLHGVGSSVVNALSSWLEVEITRDGAVYKQRFENGGKPVTTLKKIGTAPKSKTGTKVTFMPDATIFSTTDFKYNTISERLNESAFLLKNVTLSLTDKRTEEAIEFHYENGVQDFVSYLNEDKETLTPVLYFEGEDNGFQVEVALQYNDGFSDNILSFVNNVRTKDGGTHETGLKSAITKVMNDYARKTGLLKEKDKNLEGSDYREGLAAVLSILVPEEHLQFEGQTKDKLGSPLARPIVDSIVAEKLTFFLMENGELASNLIRKAIKARDAREAARKARDESRNGKKNKKDKGLLSGKLTPAQSKNPAKNELYLVEGDSAGGSAKQGRDRKFQAILPLRGKVINTAKAKMADILKNEEINTMIYTIGAGVGADFSIEDANYDKIIIMTDADTDGAHIQTLLLTFFYRYMRPLVEAGHVYIALPPLYKMSKGKGKKEEVAYAWTDGELEELRKQFGKGATLQRYKGLGEMNADQLWETTMNPETRTLIRVTIEDLARAERRVNVLMGDKVEPRRKWIEDNVKFTLEESGEMVFSNVDY; encoded by the coding sequence GTGTCAAAAAAGGAAATCAATATTAACAACTACAATGATGATGCCATTCAGGTGCTAGAAGGGTTGGATGCGGTCCGTAAACGTCCGGGGATGTATATCGGATCGACCGACGGTGCTGGTCTCCATCATCTGGTCTGGGAAATTGTGGACAATGCAGTCGATGAAGCCTTATCTGGATTTGGTGATCGCATTGATGTGACTATCAATAAAGACGGAAGTTTAACCGTTCAAGACCATGGTCGAGGGATGCCGACTGGGATGCACGCCATGGGAATTCCAACCGTTGAGGTTATCTTTACCATTCTCCACGCCGGAGGGAAATTCGGTCAAGGGGGTTATAAGACATCTGGTGGTCTCCACGGAGTGGGATCTTCAGTCGTTAATGCCCTATCAAGCTGGTTGGAAGTTGAAATCACCCGTGATGGTGCAGTCTACAAGCAACGTTTTGAAAATGGTGGGAAACCCGTCACAACCTTGAAGAAAATTGGTACAGCACCCAAGTCTAAGACAGGTACCAAGGTTACCTTTATGCCTGATGCGACTATCTTTTCTACGACAGACTTCAAGTACAATACTATCTCAGAACGCCTCAATGAGTCAGCTTTTCTCTTAAAAAATGTGACCTTGTCTCTGACTGACAAACGAACAGAAGAAGCAATCGAGTTTCACTATGAGAACGGAGTTCAGGACTTTGTTTCTTATCTCAACGAAGATAAGGAAACCTTGACGCCAGTTCTATACTTTGAAGGCGAAGACAATGGTTTCCAAGTGGAAGTAGCTCTCCAGTACAATGATGGATTTTCAGATAACATCTTGTCCTTTGTTAATAATGTTCGTACCAAAGATGGTGGAACGCACGAGACAGGGCTCAAGTCTGCTATTACCAAGGTTATGAATGACTACGCGCGTAAGACAGGTCTTCTCAAGGAAAAAGATAAAAACCTTGAAGGCTCAGACTATCGTGAAGGACTAGCGGCTGTTCTTTCTATTCTGGTTCCGGAAGAACACCTCCAGTTTGAAGGACAGACTAAGGACAAACTAGGCAGTCCATTGGCTCGCCCGATTGTTGATAGCATTGTCGCAGAAAAATTAACTTTCTTCCTCATGGAAAATGGAGAACTAGCTTCCAATCTCATCCGCAAGGCTATCAAGGCTCGTGACGCTCGTGAAGCAGCACGTAAGGCGCGTGATGAGAGCAGAAATGGCAAAAAAAATAAAAAAGACAAGGGCTTGTTGTCGGGTAAATTAACGCCAGCCCAGTCTAAAAATCCTGCCAAGAATGAACTCTACCTGGTCGAGGGAGACTCTGCCGGTGGATCTGCCAAACAAGGTCGTGACCGTAAATTCCAAGCTATTTTGCCTCTTCGTGGTAAGGTTATCAATACAGCCAAGGCTAAGATGGCGGATATCCTTAAAAATGAGGAAATCAACACCATGATTTATACTATTGGTGCAGGTGTCGGAGCAGACTTTTCTATTGAGGATGCCAACTATGACAAGATCATTATTATGACCGATGCCGATACCGACGGCGCCCATATCCAGACCTTGCTCCTGACATTTTTCTACCGTTATATGCGTCCGCTAGTTGAGGCAGGACATGTCTATATCGCCCTTCCGCCTCTTTACAAGATGTCCAAAGGGAAAGGCAAGAAAGAAGAAGTGGCCTATGCTTGGACTGACGGAGAGCTAGAAGAACTCCGCAAGCAGTTTGGTAAAGGCGCAACACTCCAACGATATAAAGGTCTAGGTGAGATGAATGCGGACCAGCTCTGGGAGACCACCATGAATCCAGAAACTCGTACCCTCATCCGTGTCACGATCGAAGACTTAGCACGCGCTGAACGTCGCGTCAATGTCCTCATGGGAGACAAGGTCGAACCACGCCGTAAGTGGATTGAAGATAATGTCAAGTTTACGCTGGAAGAGAGTGGGGAGATGGTGTTTTCAAATGTGGATTATTAA
- a CDS encoding beta-carotene 15,15'-monooxygenase, whose product MWIIKKLLDLLNRFTKKCNTLYLDYDKNQKKKAQERLDALKILETKEYIFKNVSSKTKQNNYLKRAFFATVIMVVLFPIILSLNAPNNLLIGICSIFILSLSLSYTYNSFIVSLLSLNRYLRKILFSILTFINIFILGDIIIASISNTNISNRILNFFENLFTEYKLQIAFGNDIWLFWLIFTLMTASSYISLYLVLKTQDVFELEFMGKENRLLLSSLAIVTFIIGIDIDKVKLIGILCLILVIQTAFFEVFYSYLLSKMYEKAQNIIQEQFLKNEDGIDYNRLVECYYYGGEKYKEKLLSMEKFLVIIVENELKSLKDLKNYDDYKLYKAIRARNI is encoded by the coding sequence ATGTGGATTATTAAAAAACTATTAGACCTACTAAACAGATTCACAAAAAAATGTAATACTTTATATTTAGACTATGATAAAAATCAAAAGAAGAAAGCTCAAGAAAGACTCGATGCTTTGAAAATTCTAGAGACCAAAGAATACATTTTTAAAAATGTTAGCTCTAAAACAAAACAGAATAATTATCTTAAAAGAGCTTTTTTTGCGACAGTTATAATGGTGGTTTTATTTCCCATAATTTTATCTCTGAATGCACCTAATAATTTATTGATTGGAATTTGTTCCATTTTTATATTATCGTTGTCACTGTCTTATACTTACAATTCATTTATAGTGAGTTTGTTGTCACTTAATAGATACTTACGAAAAATTTTATTTTCGATTTTAACGTTTATAAATATATTTATTTTGGGAGATATAATAATTGCAAGCATCTCAAATACAAATATTTCCAATAGAATATTAAACTTTTTCGAAAATTTATTTACGGAATACAAGTTGCAAATAGCTTTTGGTAATGACATATGGTTATTTTGGCTAATTTTTACTTTAATGACAGCTAGTTCCTACATATCTCTTTATCTTGTATTAAAGACTCAAGATGTTTTTGAACTAGAATTTATGGGGAAAGAAAATCGTTTACTTCTTAGTAGTCTTGCGATAGTAACATTTATAATCGGTATTGATATAGATAAAGTTAAGCTAATTGGTATTCTTTGCTTAATATTAGTTATTCAGACAGCTTTTTTTGAAGTTTTTTATTCGTATCTACTTTCAAAAATGTATGAAAAAGCACAAAATATTATTCAAGAGCAGTTTCTTAAAAATGAAGATGGTATTGATTACAATAGGCTAGTAGAATGTTATTATTATGGTGGTGAGAAATATAAAGAGAAGTTGTTGAGTATGGAGAAATTTTTGGTTATTATTGTTGAAAATGAACTAAAGTCATTAAAAGATTTAAAAAATTATGATGACTATAAACTTTATAAAGCGATTAGAGCAAGAAATATATAA